In Solanum stenotomum isolate F172 chromosome 6, ASM1918654v1, whole genome shotgun sequence, one DNA window encodes the following:
- the LOC125868641 gene encoding uncharacterized protein LOC125868641: MSKKTIVDMRWHKEKHLDEENVLKHPADSEAWKEFDKNHPWFSQEPRNIRLGLATDGFNPFGNMSTSYSMWPVILVPYNLPPWKCFKDPFMIMSLLIPSPQAPGKDIDVYLHPLIDELKDLWSDGVETFDASTGKCFKMHAAVLWTINDFPAYGNLSGWSTKGYMACPTCNKDASSQKVRSKTSYTGHRRYLEPSHSWRKSKKFDGKNEKILKPKELSGDDVLGQLDLLSTYRPGKHSNNNKKKRRPEELNWVRRSIFFELPYWKSLKLRRNLDVMHIEKNICESILGTLLDIDGKTKDKYKARQDLKDLNIRKELWLQHDGSSCTMLATCYVMSKKEKKKFWEFLKSIKFPDGYASNISGCVSVDDGKISRLKSHDYHVLLQRVLPIALRGFVNKDVSLALIELGHFFQRLCCKT; this comes from the exons ATGTCTAAAAAAACAATTGTCGACATGAGATGGCATAAAGAAAAACATCTTGATGAGGAAAATGTGTTAAAGCATCCCGCTGATTCTGAAGCATGGAAAGAATTTGACAAGAATCATCCCTGGTTTTCACAAGAACCCCGTAATATTAGACTCGGTCTTGCAACTGATGGTTTTAACCCATTCGGTAACATGAGCACATCGTATAGTATGTGGCCTGTCATTCTCGTTCCTTATAATCTTCCTCCTTGGAAATGTTTTAAGGACCCATTTATGATAATGTCATTGCTTATTCCTAGTCCTCAAGCACCAGGAAAGgatattgatgtttatttgcATCCTTTAATTGATGAGCTCAAAGATTTATGGAGTGATGGTGTAGAGACATTTGATGCATCAACTGGGAAGTGCTTCAAGATGCATGCCGCTGTTTTATGGACCATAAATGACTTTCCAGCTTATG GTAATTTATCTGGATGGAGCACAAAGGGATACATGGCATGTCCTACTTGCAATAAGGATGCGTCTTCACAAAAGGTAAGAAGTAAAACTTCTTACACGGGTCACCGTCGGTATCTTGAACCTAGTCACTCATGGAGAAAAAGCAAGAAATTTGATGgtaagaatgaaaaaatattgaaaccAAAAGAGTTATCAGGAGATGATGTCTTAGGACAATTAGATTTACTAAGTACTTATAGACCAGGTAAGCActccaataataataaaaagaaacgTCGTCCTGAAGAGTTGAATTGGGTGAGGAGaagtattttttttgagttaccATACTGGAAGAGCTTGAAGTTGCGGCGTAATTTAGATGTAATGcacatagaaaaaaatatttgtgagaGTATTTTGGGGACATTATTGGATATAGATGGGAAAACtaaggacaaatataaagcaagacaaGATCTTAAGGATTTGAACATAAGAAAAGAACTATGGTTGCAACATGATGGTTCCAGTTGTACAATGCTAGCAACTTGTTATGTTATgtcaaagaaagagaaaaaaaagttttgggaATTTTTGAAATCTATTAAATTTCCTGATGGTTATGCTTCAAATATTTCAGGGTGTGTAAGTGTGGATGATGGTAAGATATCTAGACTTAAAAGTCATGACTATCATGTTTTGTTACAAAGAGTGTTGCCTATTGCTCTTCGTGGATTTGTAAATAAAGATGTCTCTTTAGCATTAATTGAGTTAGGTCATTTCTTCCAAAGATTATGTTGTAAAACTTGA